Proteins encoded by one window of Porphyromonas vaginalis:
- a CDS encoding DUF6064 family protein, producing MNTFWNTIAQYNVATWPIQILLVVSAVVVLYLLVKHPSRSSTIIAKSYLILLYVWIAVAYYAIYCAERSYSILLSIYWGILALAWVKDLVEDDTQFALRDKFKPFGVFVLILPLMYPLASIMRGLSFPYITTPVMPCTVAIYTIGLLLLFTSRINIFIVLLLLNWAMVGVTKTWFFGIPEDFILVLTAIPALYIFFREYFALDLHQDSKPQAKYINALLILVCIGVCIALCWALFAQISQDL from the coding sequence ATGAATACCTTTTGGAATACAATCGCCCAGTACAATGTGGCGACCTGGCCGATACAGATACTCCTAGTCGTCTCTGCCGTTGTGGTCCTGTACCTCTTAGTAAAGCATCCATCACGTAGCAGTACGATCATTGCTAAGTCCTATCTGATACTCCTATATGTATGGATCGCTGTGGCATACTACGCTATCTACTGTGCTGAGCGTAGCTACTCTATCCTACTCAGTATATACTGGGGCATACTGGCTCTGGCATGGGTTAAGGATCTCGTGGAGGATGATACACAGTTTGCCCTACGAGATAAGTTCAAGCCCTTTGGGGTCTTCGTCCTCATACTGCCACTGATGTACCCCCTTGCTTCGATTATGCGGGGACTATCCTTCCCCTATATCACAACGCCTGTGATGCCCTGTACGGTGGCTATCTATACGATCGGGTTGTTGCTACTCTTCACAAGTCGGATCAATATCTTTATCGTCCTACTCCTCCTCAACTGGGCTATGGTGGGCGTGACAAAGACTTGGTTCTTCGGGATACCCGAGGACTTCATCCTAGTACTCACGGCGATACCGGCTCTCTACATTTTCTTCCGAGAGTACTTCGCTCTAGACCTGCATCAAGACTCGAAGCCTCAGGCGAAGTATATCAACGCGCTCCTGATCTTAGTCTGCATAGGGGTCTGCATCGCACTCTGCTGGGCACTCTTTGCGCAAATATCTCAAGACTTATGA
- a CDS encoding threonine/serine exporter family protein has protein sequence MLLVDILLDGLFAAMAAMGFGAISDPPLKAYRSIAILAAVGHALRFVLMTMCGINIAIGSLCASLTIGFGALWLGKRIQTPITVLSIPALLPMIPGKYAYNMFFAQIMFLQNLDNVAGQQKYMEMFFFNSIVAITVIFVLAAGATLPILLFPKRTFSLTRKK, from the coding sequence ATGCTACTGGTCGACATACTCTTAGATGGGCTCTTTGCAGCGATGGCAGCGATGGGCTTTGGTGCGATCTCTGACCCTCCGCTGAAGGCTTACCGCAGTATAGCTATCCTGGCTGCCGTGGGGCATGCGCTACGCTTCGTCTTGATGACGATGTGTGGGATCAATATCGCTATCGGCTCTCTCTGTGCCTCGCTGACGATAGGCTTTGGAGCACTCTGGCTGGGGAAGCGGATACAGACGCCGATCACCGTCCTCTCGATCCCAGCACTCCTACCGATGATCCCAGGGAAGTATGCGTACAATATGTTTTTTGCGCAGATCATGTTCCTCCAAAATCTAGATAATGTAGCGGGACAGCAGAAGTATATGGAGATGTTTTTCTTCAATAGCATCGTAGCCATCACGGTCATCTTCGTCCTAGCGGCAGGGGCTACACTGCCTATCCTACTCTTCCCTAAGCGGACCTTCTCTCTAACACGTAAGAAATAA
- a CDS encoding threonine/serine exporter family protein produces the protein MENDLHGNSLKAVGTFLSAYATHMMGCGVHTSRVVRCTQRIGESYGYTVVTMMVQKGVLIKLYDPKSNTHFAIEEAIPPLPISFEHNARLSALSWEVVDEHLTLDELRERYEQILAAPRTHPLFVLILVGLANASFCRLFGGDLPAMGIVFWATVVGFICKQKLIQEHVNHYIAFMVSAFVASLCTSISLIFNTDSEIALTTSVLYLVPGVPLINGVIDIVEGYIQTGFSRLVEAFLLIGCIGWGFSITLFIFRSSLL, from the coding sequence ATGGAAAACGATCTTCACGGTAATAGTCTGAAGGCTGTCGGGACCTTTCTCTCAGCCTATGCGACACACATGATGGGCTGTGGCGTACACACCTCTCGTGTCGTGCGCTGTACGCAGCGCATAGGCGAGAGCTACGGCTATACCGTTGTGACGATGATGGTACAGAAAGGGGTCCTGATCAAGCTGTATGACCCTAAGAGCAATACGCACTTTGCTATCGAGGAGGCGATACCTCCGCTACCGATCAGCTTCGAGCACAACGCACGCTTGAGTGCCTTGAGCTGGGAGGTAGTCGATGAGCATCTGACGCTAGACGAGCTACGTGAGCGGTATGAGCAGATACTGGCTGCGCCACGTACCCATCCGCTGTTTGTATTGATCTTGGTAGGGCTGGCGAACGCTTCATTTTGTCGGCTCTTCGGAGGCGATCTGCCAGCTATGGGGATCGTCTTTTGGGCCACGGTCGTGGGGTTCATCTGCAAGCAGAAGTTGATCCAGGAGCATGTAAACCACTATATAGCCTTTATGGTGTCAGCCTTTGTGGCGTCGCTCTGCACGAGTATCTCTCTGATCTTCAATACAGACAGTGAGATCGCTCTGACGACGAGTGTACTCTATCTAGTGCCTGGAGTGCCACTCATCAATGGTGTGATAGACATCGTGGAGGGGTACATACAGACGGGCTTCTCCAGGCTTGTGGAGGCTTTCTTGCTGATAGGTTGTATCGGGTGGGGCTTTTCGATCACGCTCTTTATCTTTAGGAGTAGCTTGCTATGA
- a CDS encoding Fur family transcriptional regulator produces MTRHDDLAEYFKQKGVRTTANRILVLRALMAATQPMSLNELETTLYPMDKSSISRVLTLFLAHDIVHAFEDGRGVCNYELCASDGVCLGEDEHIHFYCERCQHSYCMETLEVPPLRLPKGYSAHAISFVIKGICPHCQNKRS; encoded by the coding sequence ATGACAAGACATGATGACCTAGCAGAGTACTTCAAGCAAAAGGGAGTACGGACCACGGCAAACCGCATCTTGGTGCTGCGCGCCTTGATGGCAGCGACGCAGCCGATGAGTCTCAACGAATTGGAGACGACGCTCTACCCGATGGATAAGTCGAGCATATCGCGGGTGCTGACGCTCTTTCTGGCTCATGACATCGTCCACGCCTTTGAGGACGGGCGAGGGGTGTGCAACTATGAGCTCTGCGCCAGCGACGGCGTCTGCCTCGGCGAGGATGAGCACATACACTTCTACTGCGAGCGGTGCCAACACTCCTACTGCATGGAGACGCTAGAGGTGCCTCCGCTACGCCTGCCTAAGGGGTACAGTGCCCATGCCATCTCCTTCGTCATCAAGGGCATCTGCCCACACTGTCAGAACAAACGCTCATAA
- the dnaK gene encoding molecular chaperone DnaK has protein sequence MGKIIGIDLGTTNSCVAVMEGGESKVIPNSEGRMTTPSVVAFVEGGERKVGDPAKRQAITNPTNTIYSIKRFMGETYEQIEKEAERVPFKVVKGDNDTPRVDIDGRLYTPQEISAMILQKMKKTAEDYLGTEVTEAVITVPAYFNDSQRQATKEAGEIAGLKVRRIVNEPTAASLAYGLDKKGSDMKIAVFDLGGGTFDISILELGDGVFEVKSTNGDTHLGGDDFDHVIIDWLAEEFMKDEGVDPRKDNMALQRLKDAAERAKIELSSSTSTEINLPYLIPVDGIAKHLVRTLTRAKFEQLADKLIHACVAPCEQALKDAGLTASDINEVILVGGSTRIPAIQEIVKKTFNQEPSKGVNPDEVVACGAAIQGAVLTGEVKDVLLLDVTPLSLGLETMGGVMTRLIDANTTIPTKKSQIFTTAVDNQPSVEIHVLQGERSLAKDNKSIGRFNLDGIAPAPRQTPQIEVTFDIDANGILNVTAVDKATGKQQNIRIEASSGLSDDEIKRMKQEAEANAKADEEAKARIDKLNQADSMIFSTEKQLKELGDKIPADKKAPIEAALENLSKAHKAEDIPAIDKAMEELNTAFHAATEQMYNQANAQQQAGPQPGANAQPNDNSSAKGNDAGDVADADFEEIK, from the coding sequence ATGGGTAAGATAATTGGTATAGACTTAGGAACTACAAATTCATGTGTAGCAGTCATGGAGGGTGGCGAGAGCAAGGTCATCCCCAACAGCGAGGGACGTATGACGACTCCCTCAGTAGTAGCATTCGTAGAGGGCGGTGAGCGCAAGGTGGGTGACCCCGCTAAGCGTCAGGCTATCACGAACCCGACGAATACGATCTACTCGATCAAGCGCTTCATGGGTGAAACCTATGAGCAGATAGAGAAGGAGGCTGAGCGCGTTCCCTTTAAGGTAGTCAAGGGTGATAACGACACCCCACGTGTAGACATCGACGGACGTCTCTACACGCCACAGGAGATCTCGGCGATGATCCTTCAGAAGATGAAGAAGACAGCTGAGGACTACCTCGGCACAGAGGTTACAGAGGCGGTCATCACAGTACCCGCATACTTCAACGACTCACAGCGTCAGGCTACTAAGGAGGCTGGCGAGATCGCCGGACTCAAGGTACGCCGTATCGTCAACGAGCCTACGGCTGCTTCGCTAGCTTACGGCCTTGACAAGAAGGGCTCCGATATGAAGATTGCAGTCTTCGACCTCGGTGGTGGTACGTTTGATATCTCTATCCTAGAGCTAGGTGATGGGGTCTTTGAGGTGAAGTCCACAAATGGTGATACGCACCTAGGTGGTGATGACTTTGACCATGTGATCATCGACTGGCTCGCTGAGGAGTTTATGAAGGACGAGGGTGTCGATCCCCGCAAGGACAATATGGCACTGCAGCGCCTCAAGGATGCTGCTGAGCGTGCTAAGATAGAGCTCTCAAGCTCGACCTCGACAGAGATCAACCTACCTTACCTGATCCCTGTAGATGGTATCGCTAAGCACCTCGTTCGTACGCTGACACGTGCTAAGTTTGAGCAGCTAGCAGACAAGCTGATCCACGCTTGTGTAGCTCCTTGTGAGCAGGCACTCAAGGATGCAGGTCTCACGGCGAGCGACATCAATGAGGTGATCCTCGTAGGTGGCTCGACACGTATCCCCGCTATCCAGGAGATCGTCAAGAAGACCTTTAACCAGGAGCCCTCTAAGGGTGTGAATCCCGATGAGGTGGTCGCTTGCGGTGCAGCTATCCAGGGTGCTGTCCTAACGGGCGAGGTAAAGGATGTCCTACTCCTCGATGTGACGCCTCTGTCACTCGGTCTGGAGACGATGGGTGGTGTAATGACTCGTCTGATCGATGCAAATACAACGATCCCAACGAAGAAGAGTCAGATCTTTACCACAGCTGTGGACAACCAGCCTTCAGTAGAGATCCACGTCCTACAGGGTGAGCGTTCGCTTGCTAAGGATAATAAGAGTATCGGTCGCTTTAACCTAGATGGTATCGCACCGGCACCTCGCCAGACGCCGCAGATCGAGGTCACCTTTGACATTGATGCAAATGGTATCCTCAACGTCACGGCGGTCGACAAGGCTACTGGCAAGCAGCAGAACATCCGCATCGAGGCTTCGAGCGGTCTGAGCGATGACGAGATCAAGCGTATGAAGCAGGAGGCTGAGGCAAATGCTAAGGCTGACGAGGAGGCTAAGGCTCGTATCGACAAGCTCAACCAGGCAGACAGCATGATCTTCTCTACGGAGAAGCAGCTCAAGGAGCTAGGCGACAAGATCCCTGCTGACAAGAAGGCACCGATCGAGGCTGCTCTGGAGAATCTGAGCAAGGCTCACAAGGCGGAGGATATCCCCGCTATCGACAAGGCTATGGAGGAGCTGAACACAGCCTTCCACGCAGCTACCGAGCAGATGTACAATCAGGCTAACGCTCAGCAGCAGGCTGGTCCTCAGCCAGGTGCTAACGCACAGCCTAATGACAACTCCTCTGCGAAGGGCAACGACGCTGGCGATGTAGCTGACGCAGACTTTGAGGAGATCAAGTAA
- a CDS encoding TonB-dependent receptor, which translates to MRSLYHIVLLLCLLLQGSVLALYGQTTGQPTGATTDTTAVATPRRVALTGYVLDRDREPIEFASVRVEGTSIGTWSDLTGAYRLELTPTTDSVVVAYSSIGYQTVRQVYPQGISRDMHFNPMLGESAIALGTVTVRGEARPPSMERITTQTLAMEASPTRSIESMVATYAGVTQHNELSTQYNVRGGSFDENLVYVNGIEVYRPLLVRSAEQEGLSFVNTDLVERVYFSAGAFDAHYGDRLSSVLDIQYKRPTKLEGAVTLGLMNNSLYVGGKHGRFTHVTGIRTRTTQQLLSKMETRGEYNPFYADAQTYLTYTFNDRWRIEGIGYYSWTQYRFRPQQRETTVGSLQNAKHFTVYFDGQERDRFSTLFGALMLHWRPSSRGAHRLDLSLYNSNERESYDITGAYYLQKEADPTTGSDKQELLATGVNHEHARNLLRYSVAALAYSGNQRLSETHRLMWGAELRGEQIADYISEWVKLDSAGYNLPRDPDLIKMQSNLYSNVSLRSARASLYLQDEMQWQTPSGSYHLTAGVRGSFWSFNKKADFSPRLVASWRPKELSDLLVRAAGGLYYQSPFYKEIRIIEADAMGNQSVLLNDQVRSQGSAQALVGVDYNFLVADRKFRLTAEGYYKHLFRINPYYVDNVKQRYLGQNLGTGYIVGLDVKLFGEFVPDVDSWLTASLMRGRQTIEGYGEMPLPHVPDYNLSLFFQDYFPGYKRITLSLRGVLTGGLPQLNAAEGFGRPLFRGKPYKRVDIGMQYTLWDRAEAKPGAWRWLQALSKVSIGVNVFNLFDMTNIGSYYWLSDAYRNQYAVPNYLTGRQYDASLIVRF; encoded by the coding sequence ATGAGATCACTTTACCACATCGTCTTACTGCTCTGCCTCCTACTACAGGGTAGCGTGCTGGCTCTTTACGGCCAGACGACAGGTCAGCCGACCGGCGCAACGACCGACACGACGGCCGTCGCGACGCCCCGCCGCGTGGCGCTCACGGGTTACGTCTTAGATCGTGACCGTGAGCCGATCGAGTTTGCCTCGGTACGTGTCGAGGGGACGAGCATCGGCACCTGGAGCGACCTGACGGGTGCTTACCGCTTGGAGCTGACCCCGACGACCGACAGCGTGGTGGTCGCCTACAGCTCTATCGGTTATCAGACGGTGCGCCAAGTGTACCCACAGGGTATCTCACGAGACATGCACTTTAACCCGATGCTGGGTGAGAGTGCTATAGCCTTAGGTACCGTGACAGTGCGGGGCGAGGCGCGTCCGCCCAGTATGGAGCGGATTACGACTCAGACGCTCGCCATGGAGGCTTCGCCGACACGTAGCATCGAGTCGATGGTGGCGACCTATGCGGGGGTCACGCAGCACAACGAGCTGAGCACGCAGTACAATGTGCGTGGGGGTAGCTTCGATGAGAACCTTGTCTACGTCAACGGTATCGAGGTGTACCGCCCATTGCTGGTGCGCTCAGCGGAGCAAGAGGGTTTGAGCTTTGTCAATACCGATCTGGTGGAGCGGGTTTACTTTTCGGCGGGAGCTTTCGATGCGCACTATGGCGACCGGCTCTCCTCAGTACTAGACATACAGTACAAGCGCCCCACTAAGCTCGAGGGTGCTGTCACCCTCGGATTGATGAATAATAGTCTCTACGTGGGGGGCAAGCATGGGCGCTTTACCCATGTCACAGGCATCCGCACGCGTACCACGCAGCAGCTGCTCTCTAAGATGGAGACCCGCGGGGAGTACAACCCTTTCTATGCGGATGCGCAGACCTATCTGACCTACACCTTTAATGATCGCTGGCGCATCGAGGGCATCGGCTACTACTCCTGGACGCAGTACCGCTTTCGCCCGCAGCAGCGTGAGACGACTGTCGGCTCCCTGCAAAACGCTAAGCACTTTACCGTCTACTTCGACGGACAGGAGCGGGATCGCTTCTCCACCCTTTTTGGAGCCTTGATGCTACACTGGCGTCCCAGCAGTCGAGGCGCGCACAGGCTAGATCTGAGCCTCTACAACAGCAATGAGCGGGAGAGCTACGACATAACGGGTGCTTACTATCTGCAGAAGGAGGCTGACCCAACGACTGGATCGGATAAGCAGGAGCTCCTCGCCACAGGTGTCAACCATGAGCATGCCCGCAACCTACTCCGCTACTCAGTCGCGGCTCTCGCTTATAGTGGCAATCAGCGTCTCAGCGAGACGCATCGCCTCATGTGGGGTGCGGAGCTACGAGGCGAGCAGATAGCGGACTACATCTCTGAGTGGGTCAAGCTCGACTCGGCTGGCTATAACCTGCCGCGCGACCCCGATCTGATCAAGATGCAGAGCAATCTCTACTCCAACGTCTCGCTACGCTCGGCACGTGCCTCGCTCTACCTGCAAGATGAGATGCAGTGGCAGACGCCCTCGGGAAGCTATCACCTGACGGCTGGCGTGCGGGGAAGCTTTTGGTCGTTCAATAAGAAGGCGGACTTCTCGCCTCGTCTAGTCGCTTCGTGGCGACCGAAGGAGCTATCCGACCTCTTGGTGAGAGCAGCTGGAGGACTTTACTACCAGAGTCCCTTTTACAAGGAGATACGTATCATCGAGGCTGACGCTATGGGCAATCAGTCGGTACTGCTCAATGATCAGGTGCGTTCGCAAGGATCGGCACAAGCCTTGGTCGGTGTGGACTACAACTTCCTCGTGGCGGATCGCAAGTTTCGCCTCACTGCCGAGGGCTACTACAAGCATCTCTTTCGCATCAATCCCTACTATGTGGACAATGTCAAGCAGCGTTACCTAGGTCAAAACCTGGGCACCGGCTACATCGTGGGGCTAGATGTCAAGCTCTTTGGAGAGTTTGTCCCAGACGTAGACTCGTGGCTTACCGCCTCGCTGATGCGTGGCCGGCAGACCATCGAGGGTTATGGCGAGATGCCACTACCACACGTGCCAGACTACAACTTGTCGCTCTTCTTCCAGGACTACTTCCCCGGCTACAAGCGTATCACGCTCAGCTTGCGCGGCGTGCTAACGGGAGGACTTCCTCAGCTCAATGCTGCCGAGGGCTTTGGTCGTCCCCTCTTCCGTGGCAAGCCTTACAAGCGTGTCGACATCGGTATGCAGTACACGCTGTGGGATCGTGCTGAGGCAAAGCCCGGTGCGTGGCGCTGGCTACAAGCACTTAGCAAGGTTTCGATCGGGGTGAATGTCTTCAACCTCTTTGACATGACCAACATCGGCTCTTACTACTGGCTCTCGGACGCTTACCGCAACCAGTACGCCGTACCCAACTACCTGACGGGACGCCAGTACGACGCCTCGCTCATCGTCCGCTTCTAA